The proteins below come from a single Polynucleobacter necessarius genomic window:
- a CDS encoding homocysteine S-methyltransferase family protein gives MQFNGLSQPYTRGQVLPELLKQRILILDGAMGTMIQQYKLSEADYRGLSGNSRFVDHPGDLKGNNELLVLTQPQIISKIHEQYLDAGADIIETNTFGATSVAQEDYKMAGLAREMNEVSARLARAACEKYSTTDKPRFAAGAIGPTPKTASISPDVNDPGARNVTFDALRASYREQIEGLFAGGVDLFLVETIFDTLNAKAALFALDEFFEETGGRLPVMISGTVTDASGRILSGQTVEAFWNSLRHIKPLTFGLNCALGAALMRPCIAELSRICDTAVSCYPNAGLPNSMSDTGFDETPDITSKLVDGFAKDGLVNLVGGCCGTTPDHIRAIASAVAKRKPRAFCRDNAEVPA, from the coding sequence ATGCAATTTAATGGTTTGTCCCAGCCCTATACCCGCGGCCAGGTTCTTCCTGAGCTGCTAAAACAGCGCATCCTCATTTTGGATGGCGCGATGGGAACCATGATTCAACAATATAAATTGAGCGAAGCGGATTACCGTGGTTTGTCAGGTAATTCTCGTTTTGTGGATCATCCCGGAGATCTCAAGGGCAATAATGAGTTATTGGTTTTGACCCAGCCGCAAATTATTAGCAAAATCCATGAGCAATATTTGGATGCAGGCGCCGATATTATTGAGACAAATACCTTTGGTGCAACATCCGTAGCGCAAGAAGATTACAAAATGGCTGGTTTGGCTCGCGAAATGAACGAGGTGTCAGCAAGATTAGCGCGAGCTGCTTGTGAAAAATACAGCACCACAGACAAACCGCGTTTTGCTGCTGGCGCTATTGGACCCACACCAAAGACGGCGAGCATCTCTCCTGATGTGAATGATCCGGGCGCACGGAATGTGACCTTTGATGCCTTACGCGCATCCTATCGAGAGCAAATTGAAGGTTTATTTGCAGGTGGTGTTGACTTATTTTTGGTCGAAACAATTTTTGATACCTTGAATGCAAAAGCCGCACTGTTTGCATTGGATGAGTTCTTTGAAGAAACTGGTGGGCGTTTGCCAGTCATGATCTCCGGAACAGTCACGGATGCTTCTGGTCGAATTCTCTCTGGCCAAACCGTTGAGGCTTTTTGGAATAGCTTGCGCCATATCAAGCCGCTGACTTTTGGTTTGAATTGCGCCTTAGGCGCTGCGCTGATGCGCCCATGTATTGCTGAGCTTTCACGCATCTGTGACACGGCAGTATCGTGCTACCCAAATGCAGGATTACCAAATTCGATGAGCGATACAGGCTTTGATGAAACGCCCGACATTACGTCGAAGTTAGTCGATGGTTTTGCCAAAGATGGATTAGTAAATTTGGTCGGCGGTTGCTGTGGAACTACTCCTGACCATATTCGTGCGATTGCTAGTGCGGTCGCTAAACGTAAGCCACGTGCTTTTTGTCGTGACAATGCCGAGGTGCCGGCATGA
- the glmS gene encoding glutamine--fructose-6-phosphate transaminase (isomerizing), which translates to MCGIVGAASHKNIVDVLVEGLRRLEYRGYDSCGFAVINGDDLKHPIERARTTARVSELAEQGKEFRGTLGIAHTRWATHGKPDTQNAHPHISGGLIAVVHNGIIENYGALCAELKTAGYVFTSETDTEVIAHLIHQEYERTDRKDIAKAVQAVLPKLFGAYAIGVIAQNSPETLVGARVGSPLVVALGDQEHFLASDALALAGRAHSMMYLEEGDVAILKAGSVDVLDQSGKSVKREQKPMPSQADSVELGPYQHYMQKEIFEQPRAIGDTLANIAAFGPELFGANAANWNAFDQILILACGTSYYSACVAKYWLEDIAGIPTQAEIASEYRYRTTVPNPKTLIVVVSQSGETADTLAALRHAKSLGHTYTLAICNVASSAMVRETDWHFLTKAGAEIGVASTKAFTTQLLALYLLAASLAKRSGRVSAEREKELLRDLRHLPKALHAVLALEPQIMAWSDAFAKCENALFLGRGRHYPIALEGALKLKEISYIHAEAYPAGELKHGPLALVTEKMPVVTVAPNDELLEKLKSNMQEVKARGGKLYVFATQDTEILSSDGINVIRLPEHYGSLSPILHVVPLQLLAYHTACARGTDVDKPRNLAKSVTVE; encoded by the coding sequence ATGTGCGGTATTGTTGGCGCAGCATCTCATAAGAATATCGTTGATGTGTTGGTGGAAGGTCTACGTCGCCTTGAGTACCGTGGCTATGACTCATGTGGTTTTGCAGTCATCAATGGCGACGACCTGAAGCATCCGATTGAGCGTGCCAGAACAACTGCCCGTGTCTCTGAGCTGGCTGAGCAGGGTAAAGAATTTCGGGGAACATTGGGTATTGCACACACTCGCTGGGCCACTCATGGCAAACCCGATACGCAAAATGCGCACCCACACATCTCTGGCGGATTAATTGCCGTTGTTCATAACGGCATTATTGAGAACTACGGGGCGCTTTGTGCAGAATTAAAAACGGCTGGCTATGTGTTTACCTCTGAAACGGATACAGAAGTAATTGCTCATTTAATTCATCAGGAGTACGAGCGGACAGACCGAAAAGATATTGCAAAAGCAGTACAAGCAGTGTTGCCTAAGTTATTTGGTGCTTATGCCATAGGGGTGATAGCTCAAAATAGCCCTGAGACATTAGTTGGTGCCCGAGTTGGTTCGCCGTTGGTGGTAGCGCTTGGTGATCAAGAACACTTCTTAGCTTCAGATGCCTTGGCTTTGGCTGGTCGAGCGCATTCCATGATGTATTTAGAGGAAGGTGATGTAGCCATCCTTAAGGCAGGTAGTGTTGATGTTTTGGATCAGTCAGGAAAATCAGTAAAGCGTGAACAAAAGCCTATGCCTTCGCAGGCAGATTCTGTTGAACTTGGCCCTTATCAGCATTACATGCAAAAAGAAATTTTTGAGCAGCCAAGAGCAATTGGAGACACGCTTGCAAATATTGCCGCATTTGGGCCGGAGTTATTTGGAGCAAACGCGGCAAACTGGAATGCTTTTGATCAAATCTTAATATTAGCTTGTGGCACGAGCTACTACTCTGCATGTGTTGCAAAGTATTGGTTAGAAGATATTGCTGGTATTCCTACTCAGGCAGAAATCGCCAGTGAGTACCGTTATCGCACTACCGTTCCGAATCCTAAGACATTGATTGTGGTGGTTTCCCAATCGGGCGAGACAGCAGATACTTTGGCTGCCTTACGCCATGCAAAATCTTTAGGGCATACATACACCCTAGCTATTTGTAATGTAGCTAGTAGCGCGATGGTGCGTGAGACTGATTGGCATTTCTTAACGAAGGCTGGGGCCGAAATTGGTGTTGCATCAACTAAAGCGTTTACCACCCAATTACTTGCGTTATATCTTTTAGCAGCCTCATTAGCGAAGCGTTCAGGCAGAGTTTCTGCTGAGCGCGAAAAGGAACTTCTCCGAGATTTGCGTCATTTGCCAAAGGCGCTTCATGCTGTATTGGCGCTTGAGCCACAAATTATGGCCTGGAGTGATGCATTTGCGAAATGCGAAAACGCACTCTTTTTGGGTCGTGGCCGACACTATCCAATTGCGCTTGAGGGTGCGTTAAAGCTCAAAGAGATCTCCTATATTCATGCGGAAGCATACCCTGCAGGTGAATTGAAGCATGGACCCTTAGCCCTCGTGACTGAGAAGATGCCGGTAGTTACTGTGGCACCAAATGATGAGCTTTTAGAAAAGCTCAAATCGAATATGCAAGAGGTAAAAGCGCGAGGCGGGAAGCTTTATGTTTTTGCTACTCAAGATACTGAAATCTTGAGTAGCGATGGCATTAATGTGATTCGCTTGCCTGAACACTACGGCAGCCTGTCACCGATCTTGCACGTTGTGCCGTTACAGTTACTGGCATATCACACGGCATGCGCTCGTGGTACAGATGTAGATAAGCCTAGAAACCTGGCAAAAAGCGTGACAGTCGAGTAA
- the glmU gene encoding bifunctional UDP-N-acetylglucosamine diphosphorylase/glucosamine-1-phosphate N-acetyltransferase GlmU, giving the protein MNIVILAAGQGKRMKSALPKVLQTLAGRPLLQHVLNTALSLQGKTSKKGPIAVVGHGTKDVEAFLAIAAKEDSRFSKVSTALQAQQKGTGHALLQALPKLDVSEPTLVLYGDVPLTTQKTLSTLAKLANGVRGKDSALALLTQHLLNPTGYGRIVRDADGSVKEIVEEKDASASQKAIQEINTGIMVLPTNALKKWLKALRASNAQGEYYLTDVIAMAVKDGVPIRTAQADHEFETIGVNSRDQLAALERVHQLNIASQLMDAGVSLADPERIDVRGTLECGTDVSIDVGCIFEGCVTLASGTKVGPYCVIRNSEIGKAVSIHAYSHLDGAKVGSHSVIGPYARLRPGADLSNDVHIGNFVEVKNSKISANSKANHLAYVGDSIVGARVNIGAGTITCNYDGVNKHQTIIEDDVFIGSDTQLVAPVRVRRGATLGAGTTLTKDAPANQLTVSRAKQISLQWQRPVKKEKAVTAKKVSTKKVAINKATKKKVAKKVVKKVVKGKK; this is encoded by the coding sequence ATGAATATCGTCATATTGGCTGCAGGGCAAGGAAAGCGGATGAAGTCTGCGTTGCCCAAGGTTTTGCAAACCCTGGCAGGCAGGCCGCTGCTTCAGCATGTTCTGAATACTGCTTTATCTTTACAAGGTAAGACCTCGAAAAAGGGTCCGATCGCCGTAGTCGGTCATGGCACAAAAGATGTAGAAGCATTTTTGGCTATTGCTGCAAAAGAAGACTCTCGATTTAGCAAAGTAAGCACCGCACTTCAAGCACAACAAAAAGGCACAGGGCATGCGCTCTTGCAAGCCCTTCCCAAGCTTGATGTAAGCGAACCTACTTTAGTGTTGTATGGCGATGTACCGCTTACCACGCAGAAAACGTTGAGCACCCTAGCAAAGTTAGCAAATGGTGTTCGTGGCAAAGATTCAGCATTGGCACTACTTACTCAGCATTTACTGAATCCAACGGGTTATGGCCGTATCGTGCGCGATGCGGATGGATCCGTTAAAGAGATTGTCGAAGAGAAGGATGCATCAGCCTCCCAAAAAGCGATTCAAGAAATTAATACGGGCATTATGGTGCTCCCAACAAATGCTCTAAAAAAATGGCTCAAAGCGTTACGTGCTAGCAATGCACAAGGTGAATACTATTTAACAGATGTCATTGCGATGGCTGTTAAAGATGGTGTGCCTATTCGCACCGCTCAAGCCGACCATGAGTTTGAGACGATTGGTGTTAACAGTCGCGATCAACTGGCTGCACTTGAGCGAGTTCATCAACTTAATATTGCTAGCCAATTAATGGATGCGGGTGTATCTCTTGCGGACCCTGAACGCATTGATGTGCGTGGAACGTTAGAGTGTGGCACTGATGTATCCATTGATGTAGGTTGCATATTTGAAGGCTGCGTTACATTAGCCTCAGGTACAAAGGTTGGCCCTTACTGCGTGATTCGCAATAGCGAAATCGGTAAAGCGGTTTCGATTCACGCTTATAGCCATCTCGATGGCGCAAAAGTTGGTAGCCACTCGGTGATCGGGCCTTATGCGCGTTTACGTCCCGGGGCAGATTTATCGAATGATGTGCATATTGGTAATTTTGTTGAAGTGAAAAATAGCAAAATTTCCGCGAACAGCAAGGCCAATCACTTAGCGTATGTCGGTGACTCGATTGTTGGTGCAAGAGTAAACATTGGGGCGGGCACGATTACATGCAATTATGATGGTGTAAATAAGCACCAAACCATTATTGAAGATGATGTGTTTATTGGCTCGGACACTCAGCTGGTTGCCCCGGTACGTGTTCGTCGCGGTGCAACACTTGGAGCTGGAACAACGCTTACTAAAGATGCGCCCGCTAATCAGTTAACTGTATCCAGGGCTAAACAAATTTCTTTGCAGTGGCAACGCCCAGTTAAAAAAGAAAAGGCTGTTACAGCAAAAAAAGTCAGCACTAAAAAAGTAGCTATAAATAAAGCTACTAAAAAGAAAGTGGCAAAGAAAGTTGTTAAGAAGGTTGTAAAGGGTAAAAAATAA
- the ttcA gene encoding tRNA 2-thiocytidine(32) synthetase TtcA: MGDIRKVLFEENKLEKKLCRLVGQAIGDFGMIEDGDKVMVCLSGGKDSYAMLDILMKLRKRAPIRFDIVAVNLDQKQPNFPAEILPSYLKSLDIPFHIEEQDTYDIVKRVIPEGKKTCGLCSRLRRGILYRVADELGATKIALGHHRGDILETLMLNMFYAGKLKGMPPKLRSDDGKHIVIRPLAYVPEKLLERYAGDMSFPIIPCDLCGSQPNLQRQVMKEMLRDWERKHPGRVENVFRSMHHIVPSHLMDSEAFDFQNLKLSTELTGIAARSAGDKAIDEAELDELACGTLIQGAYNPLL; this comes from the coding sequence ATGGGCGATATACGAAAAGTTCTCTTTGAAGAAAATAAGCTAGAGAAAAAACTCTGCCGCCTAGTCGGGCAAGCTATTGGCGACTTTGGCATGATCGAAGACGGCGATAAAGTCATGGTGTGCCTGTCTGGAGGCAAGGACAGTTATGCAATGCTCGACATATTGATGAAGCTGCGTAAACGTGCCCCTATTCGTTTCGATATTGTTGCAGTAAACCTGGATCAAAAGCAGCCGAATTTTCCCGCAGAGATACTGCCAAGCTATCTTAAGAGCTTAGATATCCCGTTTCATATTGAAGAGCAAGATACCTACGATATTGTGAAGCGGGTTATCCCGGAGGGTAAAAAAACGTGTGGCTTATGTTCTCGTTTGCGGCGCGGTATTTTGTATCGTGTTGCAGATGAATTGGGCGCCACAAAAATTGCGCTAGGACATCATCGCGGCGACATTTTAGAAACCTTGATGCTCAATATGTTTTACGCTGGAAAACTTAAAGGGATGCCACCAAAGCTGCGATCGGATGATGGCAAGCATATCGTGATTCGCCCTTTGGCCTATGTTCCAGAAAAATTACTAGAGCGTTATGCGGGAGATATGAGCTTCCCAATTATTCCCTGCGATTTATGTGGCAGTCAGCCTAATCTTCAACGCCAAGTTATGAAAGAGATGTTGCGTGATTGGGAGAGAAAGCATCCTGGGCGTGTAGAAAATGTGTTCCGCTCCATGCACCACATCGTACCCTCCCATTTGATGGATAGCGAAGCATTTGATTTTCAAAATCTGAAGCTCTCGACTGAGTTAACTGGAATTGCTGCTAGATCTGCGGGAGATAAGGCGATCGATGAGGCAGAATTAGACGAATTAGCTTGCGGAACCCTAATTCAGGGGGCTTATAATCCTCTTTTATGA
- a CDS encoding dihydroneopterin aldolase, which translates to MPHHALIDCRRLFLRDYEIYINIGVHDFEKKAEQRVIPNVDLYIPLSMNTPTKDQLDEVVDYDFMRETIRAIASKGHIHLQETFCDDIVSAMLAHPKVLAARVSTSKPDVYPDCHSVGIEVFRIKSP; encoded by the coding sequence ATGCCTCATCACGCTCTCATTGATTGTCGACGTTTGTTTTTGCGTGACTATGAGATTTACATCAATATTGGTGTACACGATTTTGAGAAAAAAGCAGAGCAACGCGTCATTCCCAATGTGGACTTATATATTCCCTTGTCGATGAATACACCCACTAAAGATCAACTGGATGAGGTGGTAGATTATGACTTTATGCGCGAGACCATTCGTGCGATTGCCTCGAAAGGCCATATTCATTTGCAGGAAACCTTCTGTGATGACATTGTGAGTGCGATGTTGGCTCATCCCAAAGTCTTGGCGGCGCGGGTTAGCACCTCAAAGCCAGATGTTTATCCGGATTGCCACTCTGTAGGAATCGAGGTTTTTAGAATTAAATCCCCGTAA
- a CDS encoding class I SAM-dependent methyltransferase: protein MDITLTSLETEHSELLKAKIASQIASNGGWIPFSRYMEMALYEPGMGYYSAGAHKLGSGGDFTTAPELSPLFGAAICSTLIPVLEGLKAQGLPTQILEFGAGTGKLATSILMRLNTLGFRLDRYDIVEISPDLAQRQQERIFNTITQLNSKTQCDWVTSLPNDFKGVILANEVIDAIPCDVIIYRQGFWYWYGVSFKHGKLAWKVGNPVNQAMLPETLLISSFPEGYVTELHAPANAWMHHVAKQLHSGLFLTSDYGFPEGEYYHPQRISGTLMAHHRHHAIQDLFHLPGLCDITTHVQWSQIAQNALAENADDVFLTNQAAYLLDAGIGEIALEEGDPSNPETFLPISNGLQKLLSEAEMGELFKAFAFSKNLQVLLPGATLEDLPGLRGRNRI from the coding sequence ATGGATATTACCTTGACCAGCCTTGAAACGGAGCATAGCGAGCTTCTGAAGGCCAAAATAGCCTCTCAAATCGCCTCCAATGGTGGCTGGATACCCTTTTCACGTTATATGGAAATGGCTCTCTACGAGCCAGGAATGGGCTATTACAGCGCTGGCGCTCATAAGCTCGGGTCTGGCGGAGACTTTACAACTGCGCCAGAGTTAAGCCCATTATTTGGGGCGGCAATTTGTTCAACCCTCATTCCAGTTCTTGAGGGACTCAAAGCCCAAGGTTTACCCACTCAAATTTTGGAGTTTGGCGCTGGCACAGGAAAGCTGGCGACATCCATTTTGATGCGTTTAAATACGCTTGGTTTTCGATTGGATCGCTATGACATCGTGGAAATTTCTCCAGACCTAGCGCAACGCCAACAAGAACGCATTTTTAATACGATCACGCAACTCAATAGTAAGACGCAATGTGATTGGGTTACATCACTACCGAATGATTTCAAAGGGGTGATTCTTGCTAATGAAGTAATTGATGCCATTCCATGTGATGTCATCATTTATCGACAAGGATTTTGGTATTGGTACGGGGTTTCATTTAAACATGGCAAGCTGGCGTGGAAAGTTGGCAACCCAGTAAACCAAGCGATGCTTCCTGAAACATTATTAATTAGCAGCTTTCCAGAGGGTTATGTTACTGAACTACATGCTCCCGCTAATGCATGGATGCATCATGTTGCAAAACAACTTCACAGCGGACTATTTTTGACATCTGATTACGGCTTTCCAGAGGGCGAGTACTACCACCCACAAAGAATCTCTGGCACCCTGATGGCACACCATCGTCATCATGCCATTCAGGATCTGTTCCATTTGCCAGGTCTGTGTGATATCACCACTCATGTGCAATGGTCACAGATCGCTCAAAATGCTCTTGCTGAAAATGCCGATGATGTTTTTTTGACAAACCAGGCCGCCTATTTGTTGGACGCCGGGATTGGAGAAATTGCATTGGAAGAGGGTGACCCAAGCAATCCGGAAACATTTTTGCCCATCTCAAATGGATTGCAAAAATTATTATCTGAGGCGGAGATGGGCGAACTGTTTAAAGCCTTTGCTTTTTCAAAAAATCTTCAAGTGTTATTGCCCGGAGCCACCCTAGAAGATCTGCCGGGACTTCGAGGTAGAAATAGAATTTAA
- a CDS encoding polynucleotide adenylyltransferase: MKIYAVGGAIRDALMGLPTHDIDYVVVGSSVEEMIAKGFRPVGKDFPVFLHPETQAEYALARTERKTGKGYKGFHFYADPSVSLEQDLQRRDLTINAMAQEVNENGELVGPIFDSYNGQEDLAAKVFRHVSDAFAEDPLRLLRIARFAARFPEFRIADETMQALKAIVQADELTTLSAERIWQELAKGLVSSKPMHMFQVLLNTGAAKTILPPTLNTLFAQETFRETLIAYFDFKKNDLSERCAILVMHMPASEIRSWADCIRMPADVRDFSEIFSELIAFMNRTNGVYQAVDVLAWFNRADIWRKPDRAQTLLDLAQKIGFNVFPLIQAMRDAQALNTAEIIAGVAAQDRSNGERIGSAFEVARLAVITAALQKNS; encoded by the coding sequence ATGAAGATTTACGCCGTTGGTGGCGCTATTCGGGATGCCTTGATGGGCTTGCCGACGCACGATATTGATTATGTCGTGGTCGGTTCTTCTGTCGAAGAAATGATTGCTAAAGGTTTTCGTCCAGTGGGCAAAGATTTCCCGGTTTTTTTGCACCCCGAAACACAGGCGGAGTATGCATTAGCGCGTACAGAGCGTAAAACAGGTAAAGGCTATAAAGGTTTTCATTTTTATGCCGATCCATCAGTTAGCTTAGAGCAGGATTTACAACGCCGTGACCTGACAATCAATGCCATGGCTCAGGAAGTAAATGAGAATGGAGAATTGGTCGGCCCAATTTTCGATTCTTATAACGGGCAAGAGGATTTAGCGGCAAAAGTGTTTCGTCATGTATCCGACGCATTTGCAGAAGACCCACTGCGACTATTGAGGATTGCCCGTTTTGCTGCGCGCTTTCCAGAGTTTCGTATTGCAGATGAAACTATGCAGGCATTAAAAGCGATTGTGCAGGCGGATGAATTGACTACCCTATCGGCTGAGCGTATTTGGCAAGAACTTGCGAAAGGCTTGGTCTCCAGCAAACCGATGCACATGTTTCAAGTGCTTCTGAATACGGGAGCAGCTAAAACGATTCTCCCCCCAACGTTAAATACGCTGTTTGCACAAGAGACTTTTCGTGAAACGCTGATTGCGTATTTCGATTTCAAAAAAAATGACTTGAGTGAGCGCTGCGCAATCTTAGTAATGCATATGCCAGCCAGTGAGATTCGGTCTTGGGCAGACTGTATTCGTATGCCAGCGGATGTTCGAGACTTCAGCGAGATCTTCAGCGAGCTCATTGCTTTTATGAATCGGACCAATGGTGTATATCAAGCTGTTGATGTTTTGGCGTGGTTTAATCGCGCAGATATCTGGCGCAAGCCAGATCGGGCTCAGACACTACTCGATCTGGCGCAAAAAATCGGATTCAATGTTTTTCCATTGATTCAAGCAATGCGAGATGCTCAAGCTCTCAATACCGCAGAGATTATTGCTGGTGTTGCCGCGCAGGATCGGTCAAATGGAGAGCGAATTGGTAGCGCATTTGAGGTAGCGCGCTTGGCAGTTATTACAGCCGCACTTCAGAAGAATTCTTAA
- a CDS encoding complex I NDUFA9 subunit family protein, with protein sequence MQYDILLIGGNGFVGRTMAAQLQTAGYSVLIPSAHPTAGRELRMLPKIHLEEADIHDFDELQYLCSRIQRNGAVINLVGVLHDKPLQPYGKVFKAAHVDLSKNIITAMQLHGLKRYLHMSALGADPHGPSMYQRSNGDGEAVVRASDLNWTIFRPSVIFGAQDQFINLFAKLTKLFPAMPLANHQAKFQSVSVDDVASAFVRSLTMPKTIHQSYDLVGLKVYSMKEIVEFAARKAKTSCAIIPVPAVVGYLQAFAFEFLPGPTLMSRDNIASMSLPNTLSPEGVDALTKVFNLSHRSLEGNQ encoded by the coding sequence ATGCAATATGACATTTTGTTAATTGGCGGCAATGGGTTTGTTGGGCGCACTATGGCCGCACAATTACAGACCGCTGGATATTCAGTGTTAATTCCATCTGCGCATCCTACTGCAGGACGTGAGCTCAGAATGTTGCCAAAAATTCACTTAGAAGAGGCTGATATTCATGACTTTGATGAGTTGCAGTATCTGTGCTCTCGCATTCAGCGAAATGGAGCAGTCATTAATTTGGTTGGTGTGTTACACGATAAGCCTTTGCAACCTTATGGCAAGGTATTTAAAGCGGCACACGTAGATCTATCTAAGAACATTATTACTGCTATGCAGTTGCATGGCCTCAAGCGCTACCTTCACATGAGTGCCCTTGGCGCAGACCCCCATGGGCCATCTATGTATCAGCGAAGTAATGGCGATGGTGAAGCCGTAGTGAGAGCAAGCGACTTAAATTGGACTATTTTTAGACCATCCGTCATTTTTGGTGCGCAAGATCAATTTATCAATTTATTTGCAAAGCTCACCAAGCTATTTCCAGCGATGCCATTGGCCAATCACCAAGCTAAATTTCAGTCGGTAAGTGTAGATGATGTTGCGAGTGCATTTGTAAGGTCATTGACCATGCCCAAAACCATTCATCAATCCTATGATTTGGTGGGTCTCAAGGTTTACTCCATGAAAGAGATCGTGGAATTTGCTGCGCGCAAAGCAAAAACATCTTGCGCCATTATTCCTGTGCCTGCAGTTGTGGGGTATCTGCAGGCATTCGCTTTTGAATTCTTGCCGGGACCAACATTAATGTCTCGGGACAATATTGCTTCAATGAGTTTACCCAATACATTATCTCCTGAGGGGGTCGATGCTCTAACGAAAGTCTTTAACTTAAGTCATCGTAGCTTAGAAGGCAATCAGTAA